One segment of Terriglobia bacterium DNA contains the following:
- the tnpB gene encoding IS66 family insertion sequence element accessory protein TnpB (TnpB, as the term is used for proteins encoded by IS66 family insertion elements, is considered an accessory protein, since TnpC, encoded by a neighboring gene, is a DDE family transposase.), whose translation MGSTTRRYDAWSLFLRGRSVFGVGAATRIYLAPGTTDMRKSFDGLYGLVRDQLLCDPLSGHLFLFSNAKRNRLKVIFFDGTGLWVCSKRIEKGRVHWPVVDQEQRKVVLSQEQFAMLLGGIDLAQARERKWFRKPIADESSKSRKTA comes from the coding sequence ATGGGTTCGACGACCAGACGTTACGACGCTTGGTCGCTGTTCTTGAGAGGTCGTAGCGTGTTCGGCGTGGGCGCTGCGACGCGCATCTATCTTGCTCCTGGCACAACCGACATGCGTAAATCGTTCGATGGCCTCTATGGTCTTGTGCGCGACCAGTTGTTGTGCGATCCATTGAGCGGTCATCTGTTTTTGTTTTCAAACGCAAAGAGGAATCGTCTCAAGGTCATTTTCTTTGACGGAACAGGGCTATGGGTCTGCTCGAAGCGAATTGAAAAGGGACGAGTACACTGGCCCGTCGTCGATCAGGAGCAGCGCAAAGTGGTGTTGAGCCAGGAGCAGTTTGCGATGCTTCTGGGTGGTATCGATCTTGCCCAGGCACGCGAACGCAAGTGGTTTCGCAAGCCCATCGCGGATGAATCATCAAAGTCACGAAAGACCGCATGA
- a CDS encoding SAM-dependent methyltransferase, with protein sequence MWSIFIIGLGVSIPEHTTVEADRAMRSCARIYTIIQEPPTLWVPEKLVDQELKVVNVLPMYMQGIPRTDNYDRVAKTIVESVKETNPIAYVTYATL encoded by the coding sequence ATTTGGTCAATCTTTATCATTGGGCTTGGAGTAAGCATCCCTGAACATACGACGGTCGAGGCTGACCGTGCGATGAGATCTTGCGCTCGCATCTACACAATTATTCAGGAACCGCCGACTCTGTGGGTGCCCGAGAAATTAGTAGATCAAGAATTAAAGGTTGTCAATGTATTGCCCATGTATATGCAAGGCATCCCAAGAACAGATAACTATGACCGGGTTGCGAAGACCATCGTCGAATCGGTGAAGGAAACCAATCCGATTGCATACGTAACCTACGCAACCCTCTAG